The following are encoded together in the Lathyrus oleraceus cultivar Zhongwan6 chromosome 3, CAAS_Psat_ZW6_1.0, whole genome shotgun sequence genome:
- the LOC127126396 gene encoding calmodulin binding protein PICBP isoform X2, with product MKKLQRLSSRGRGRKPQYDLHSLSTISSVDSETSQHQTPIEVTDSSPNYMKATSSSHAKDSFQIKQRLVRNKTLTRMNTLKLKRSLTRKLSGKTEQKRKLKSSRSIKLAAVKGSKSTTRVNSESINGIDGENGESTSDAGNKTRRVLTRRLSLKPMRISAKQNNCKSKNSSVDSSLLKATCSSIIKDSHFPDRIEHPQEGSGSQGVSAVRVCPYTYCSLHGHRHGDLPPLKRFVSMRRRQLKTQKSVKKDGRSKQIGNARKATQKTKTVHNEDGDSHFQNEKNVARESSPFKPRDTPPSTVNEGDTSTKGKNMEPDYEVLQKSFEQDVTTTGVAYAVQERDQKYIKKWHLMYKHAVLSNTGKCENKLPLVGKEKEGREEDNEGNNSSCHNCSETDSDMDDEKKNVIELVQKAFDEILLPEVEDFSSDNHLKSRGNETDEQLLEKSEGKIEDRNTTTFAESPKEVQKMENKTKSWSRLKRVILLKRFVKALEKVRNINSRRTRTLPSDANFEVEKVFLNHQTADERKKSEWMLDYALQKVISKLAPAQKQRVTLLVEAFETIRPIQDAENEPQSSATVESQANPIQSLDASSNHSKEEINDGKGFEVTERARVDKNMAAFKKIDESATVESTSTDVVKFPDFNIGILEEEVTIKGKNKEPDYNVLQKSFVQEEPKHGSNISGLPYGVQERDQKYIKKWHLMYKHAVLSNTSKCENKLLFVGNEKEGREEDNEGNNSSCHNCRETDSDMDDEKKNVIELVQKAFDGILLPEAEYTSSDDHSKSRSHGSEEVLLEKNEGKVEERNATTFKESPKEAQEVEESKPKRWSHLKKLILLKRFVKALDKVRNINPRRPKQSSSDVNFEAENVVLNRQTAEERRKSEEWMLDYALQKVISKLAPAQRQRVRLLVEAFETVLPFQDAENELQPSATVESQENPIESLDASTNHSKEEVNEGRDSVYSAKTLLGKVSCSNDSTIEFSDKASENPMHELCNPFEPVENICNCQEEAPTNRIVDEVPEDLVSDLSTENASIRSESPEKYCETKNVIGDNSEQFSLTKSLVLNGLVRSLKSNLVGPEAPSNLLDEPTRDRKVMIEKDQPGTSEAPTSAVVESETPVEKQGNTGLWFMVYKHMVSDITENNPKTLTDGPDEKVSEYEGSITRENSVSYESTPVSSPDMHFKDHAVADAEVELRQIEAIKMVEEAIDSILPDRQPLSDNNTIDRTEKVYSQGLNQKEETMESGNGIAKQQKEESLSKEGDRPKQKLSRNWSNLKKVIMLRRFIKALEKVRKFNPRGPRYLPLEPDSEAEKVELRRQDMAERKGTEEWMLDYALRQVVSKLTPVRKRKVELLVEAFETVVPTVKN from the exons ATGAAAAAGCTTCAGAGATTGTCAAGCAGAGGAAGAGGAAGAAAACCACAGTATGATCTTCATAGCCTCTCAACTATTTCATCTGTTGACTCAGAAACTTCACAGCATCAAACCCCAATTGAGGTCACAGATTCATCACCCAATTATATGAAAGCCACAAGTAGCTCTCATGCAAAGGATAGTTTTCAG ATTAAACAAAGACTTGTTCGAAACAAGACTTTAACAAGAATGAATACTTTGAAACTGAAGAGAAGTTTGACTAGAAAGTTGTCCGGAAAGACTGAACAAAAGAGGAAGCTGAAGTCATCAAGATCGATCAAGCTCGCAGCTGTCAAGGGATCTAAATCAACAACAAGGGTAAATTCTGAATCTATTAATGGAATTGATGGCGAGAATGGGGAAAGTACGAGTGATGCTGGTAATAAGACTCGGAGAGTTCTTACTAGAAGATTAAGCTTGAAACCGATGAGGATTTCGGCAAAACAAAACAATTGCAAATCGAAGAATTCTTCGGTGGACTCGAGTTTGCTTAAAGCTACGTGTTCTTCCATTATTAAGGATTCCCATTTCCCTGATCGTATTGAACACCCGCAAGAGGGAAGTGGTTCTCAAGGAGTATCGGCTGTTAGGGTTTGTCCGTATACTTACTGTTCACTTCATGGTCATCGTCACGGTGATTTGCCTCCGTTGAAGCGGTTTGTATCGATGAGGAGACGTCAGTTGAAGACGCAAAAGTCTGTGAAGAAGGACGGGAGATCAAAGCAAATTGGTAATGCAAGGAAAGCCACTCAGAAAACCAAAACTGTTCACAATGAAGATGGCGACTCTCACTTTCAGAATGAGAAAAATGTGGCAAGAGAATCATCGCCTTTTAAGCCTCGCGATACTCCACCATCCACGGTTAATGAAGGTGATACTTCAACCAAAGGCAAAAATATGGAGCCAGATTATGAAGTGTTGCAGAAGAGTTTTGAACAAGATGTTACTACTACTGGCGTGGCATATGCGGTGCAGGAAAGAGATCAGAAATATATAAAAAAGTGGCATTTGATGTATAAGCATGCAGTATTAAGTAACACAGGTAAATGTGAAAATAAGCTTCCCTTGGTTGGGAAAGAAAAAGAAGGTAGAGAGGAAGATAATGAAGGAAACAACTCTTCTTGTCACAATTGTAGTGAAACAGATTCAGATATGGATGATGAAAAGAAGAATGTAATTGAGCTGgtgcaaaaagcatttgatgaAATTCTTCTCCCTGAAGTTGAAGACTTTTCCTCTGACAATCATTTAAAATCTAGAGGCAATGAAACTGATGAGCAACTCTTAGAAAAGAGTGAAGGTAAGATTGAAGATAGGAATACCACAACTTTTGCAGAATCTCCTAAAGAAGTACAGAAGATGGAGAACAAAACAAAAAGCTGGAGCCGCCTCAAAAGGGTAATCCTCTTGAAAAGGTTTGTAAAGGCATTAGAGAAAGTAAGAAACATCAATTCAAGAAGAACAAGAACATTGCCTTCAGATGCCAACTTCGAAGTGGAAAAAGTTTTTCTTAACCACCAAACAGCAGATGAGAGGAAAAAATCGGAGTGGATGCTTGACTATGCACTTCAAAAGGTCATTTCTAAACTTGCACCTGCTCAAAAACAAAGAGTGACACTTTTAGTAGAAGCTTTTGAAACAATTCGGCCAATTCAAGATGCTGAAAATGAACCGCAGTCTTCTGCGACGGTGGAGTCTCAGGCAAACCCGATTCAGTCACTTGATGCTTCCTCAAATCATAGCAAGGAAGAAATAAACGACGGAAAGGGTTTTGAGGTAACAGAAAGAGCAAGGGTAGACAAGAATATGGCTGCATTTAAGAAAATTGACGAAAGTGCTACTGTGGAATCAACATCAACAGATGTAGTCAAGTTTCCTGATTTCAATATTGGGATATTGGAGGAGGAAGTAACAATCAAAGGCAAAAACAAGGAGCCAGATTACAATGTGCTGCAGAAGAGTTTTGTGCAGGAAGAACCTAAACATGGTAGTAATATTTCTGGTCTTCCATATGGAGTGCAGGAAAGAGATCAGAAATATATAAAAAAGTGGCATTTGATGTATAAGCATGCAGTATTAAGCAACACAAGTAAATGTGAAAATAAGCTTCTCTTTGTTGGAAATGAAAAAGAAGGTAGAGAGGAAGATAATGAAGGAAACAACTCTTCTTGTCACAATTGTCGTGAAACAGATTCAGATATGGATGATGAAAAGAAGAATGTAATTGAGCTTGTacaaaaagcatttgatggaATTCTTCTCCCTGAAGCTGAATACacctcttctgatgatcattcaaAATCTAGAAGCCATGGTTCTGAAGAAGTACTCTTAGAAAAGAATGAAGGTAAAGTAGAAGAAAGGAATGCCACAACTTTCAAAGAATCTCCTAAAGAAGCACAGGAAGTGGAGGAGAGCAAACCAAAAAGATGGAGCCATCTGAAAAAGTTAATCCTCTTGAAAAGGTTTGTAAAGGCATTGGATAAGGTTAGAAACATCAATCCAAGAAGACCAAAACAATCTTCTTCAGATGTCAACTTTGAAGCGGAAAATGTTGTTCTTAACCGCCAAACAGCAGAAGAGAGGAGAAAGTCGGAGGAGTGGATGCTTGACTATGCACTTCAAAAGGTTATTTCTAAACTCGCACCTGCTCAGAGACAAAGAGTGAGGCTTTTAGTAGAAGCTTTTGAAACGGTTCTGCCATTTCAAGATGCTGAAAATGAACTGCAGCCTTCCGCGACAGTGGAGTCTCAGGAAAATCCAATTGAATCACTGGATGCTTCCACAAATCATAGCAAGGAAGAAGTAAACGAAGGAAGGGATTCTGTTTACTCTGCTAAGACATTGCTTGGAAAAGTTTCATGTTCTAATGACAGTACTATAGAATTTTCCGATAAAGCTAGTGAAAATCCAATGCATGAACTTTGCAATCCTTTTGAACCAGTGGAGAATATATGCAATTGTCAGGAGGAGGCTCCAACCAATCGAATAGTCGATGAAGTTCCAGAAGATTTGGTTTCAGATTTGAGTACAGAAAATGCGAGTATCAGATCTGAGTCGCCTGAGAAATATTGTGAAACCAAGAATGTAATTGGTGATAATAGTGAACAATTTTCTTTGACTAAAAGCTTAGTCCTAAATGGTCTTGTGAGATCTCTGAAATCTAATTTGGTTGGCCCAGAAGCACCGTCCAACCTATTAGATGAACCAACAAGAGACAGAAAAGTTATGATTGAAAAAGATCAGCCGGGAACATCCGAAGCTCCTACAAGTGCTGTTGTAGAATCTGAGACTCCGGTAGAGAAACAAGGCAACACAGGGCTATGGTTCATGGTGTATAAGCACATGGTATCAGATATAACTGAAAACAATCCCAAGACATTAACTGATGGGCCAGATGAGAAAGTGTCAGAGTATGAAGGTAGCATAACAAGAGAAAATTCTGTCTCTTATGAAAGTACACCTGTTAGTAGTCCAGATATGCACTTCAAGGATCATGCTGTAGCAGATGCCGAAGTTGAACTTCGACAGATTGAAGCCATCAAGATGGTAGAAGAAGCAATAGATTCCATCCTTCCAGACAGACAGCCACTTTCTGACAATAACACAATTGACAGAACTGAAAAAGTGTACAGTCAAGGCTTGAACCAAAAAGAAGAAACGATGGAATCTGGGAATGGAATAGCCAAGCAACAAAAAGAAGAATCATTATCAAAGGAAGGAGACAGACCAAAACAGAAATTGTCTAGGAACTGGAGCAATCTTAAAAAAGTGATAATGCTTAGGAGATTCATCAAGGCATTGGAAAAAGTTAGGAAATTTAACCCAAGAGGGCCTAGATATCTACCATTAGAACCTGATTCAGAAGCTGAAAAAGTTGAATTGAGGCGTCAAGATATGGCAGAAAGAAAAGGCACAGAAGAATGGATGCTTGATTATGCACTTAGACAGGTTGTGTCCAAATTAACTCCAGTTAGGAAGAGAAAAGTGGAGTTGTTAGTCGAAGCTTTCGAGACAGTCGTGCCAACCGTAAAAAATTGA
- the LOC127126396 gene encoding calmodulin binding protein PICBP isoform X1 encodes MINQKAEIESQPLIENIGKLESKKKLKKVRSMKKLQRLSSRGRGRKPQYDLHSLSTISSVDSETSQHQTPIEVTDSSPNYMKATSSSHAKDSFQIKQRLVRNKTLTRMNTLKLKRSLTRKLSGKTEQKRKLKSSRSIKLAAVKGSKSTTRVNSESINGIDGENGESTSDAGNKTRRVLTRRLSLKPMRISAKQNNCKSKNSSVDSSLLKATCSSIIKDSHFPDRIEHPQEGSGSQGVSAVRVCPYTYCSLHGHRHGDLPPLKRFVSMRRRQLKTQKSVKKDGRSKQIGNARKATQKTKTVHNEDGDSHFQNEKNVARESSPFKPRDTPPSTVNEGDTSTKGKNMEPDYEVLQKSFEQDVTTTGVAYAVQERDQKYIKKWHLMYKHAVLSNTGKCENKLPLVGKEKEGREEDNEGNNSSCHNCSETDSDMDDEKKNVIELVQKAFDEILLPEVEDFSSDNHLKSRGNETDEQLLEKSEGKIEDRNTTTFAESPKEVQKMENKTKSWSRLKRVILLKRFVKALEKVRNINSRRTRTLPSDANFEVEKVFLNHQTADERKKSEWMLDYALQKVISKLAPAQKQRVTLLVEAFETIRPIQDAENEPQSSATVESQANPIQSLDASSNHSKEEINDGKGFEVTERARVDKNMAAFKKIDESATVESTSTDVVKFPDFNIGILEEEVTIKGKNKEPDYNVLQKSFVQEEPKHGSNISGLPYGVQERDQKYIKKWHLMYKHAVLSNTSKCENKLLFVGNEKEGREEDNEGNNSSCHNCRETDSDMDDEKKNVIELVQKAFDGILLPEAEYTSSDDHSKSRSHGSEEVLLEKNEGKVEERNATTFKESPKEAQEVEESKPKRWSHLKKLILLKRFVKALDKVRNINPRRPKQSSSDVNFEAENVVLNRQTAEERRKSEEWMLDYALQKVISKLAPAQRQRVRLLVEAFETVLPFQDAENELQPSATVESQENPIESLDASTNHSKEEVNEGRDSVYSAKTLLGKVSCSNDSTIEFSDKASENPMHELCNPFEPVENICNCQEEAPTNRIVDEVPEDLVSDLSTENASIRSESPEKYCETKNVIGDNSEQFSLTKSLVLNGLVRSLKSNLVGPEAPSNLLDEPTRDRKVMIEKDQPGTSEAPTSAVVESETPVEKQGNTGLWFMVYKHMVSDITENNPKTLTDGPDEKVSEYEGSITRENSVSYESTPVSSPDMHFKDHAVADAEVELRQIEAIKMVEEAIDSILPDRQPLSDNNTIDRTEKVYSQGLNQKEETMESGNGIAKQQKEESLSKEGDRPKQKLSRNWSNLKKVIMLRRFIKALEKVRKFNPRGPRYLPLEPDSEAEKVELRRQDMAERKGTEEWMLDYALRQVVSKLTPVRKRKVELLVEAFETVVPTVKN; translated from the exons ATGATTAATCAAAAAGCTGAGATTGAATCTCAGCCTCTGATTGAAAACATAGGAAAATTGGAATCCAAGAAGAAACTAAAGAAAGTTAGATCAATGAAAAAGCTTCAGAGATTGTCAAGCAGAGGAAGAGGAAGAAAACCACAGTATGATCTTCATAGCCTCTCAACTATTTCATCTGTTGACTCAGAAACTTCACAGCATCAAACCCCAATTGAGGTCACAGATTCATCACCCAATTATATGAAAGCCACAAGTAGCTCTCATGCAAAGGATAGTTTTCAG ATTAAACAAAGACTTGTTCGAAACAAGACTTTAACAAGAATGAATACTTTGAAACTGAAGAGAAGTTTGACTAGAAAGTTGTCCGGAAAGACTGAACAAAAGAGGAAGCTGAAGTCATCAAGATCGATCAAGCTCGCAGCTGTCAAGGGATCTAAATCAACAACAAGGGTAAATTCTGAATCTATTAATGGAATTGATGGCGAGAATGGGGAAAGTACGAGTGATGCTGGTAATAAGACTCGGAGAGTTCTTACTAGAAGATTAAGCTTGAAACCGATGAGGATTTCGGCAAAACAAAACAATTGCAAATCGAAGAATTCTTCGGTGGACTCGAGTTTGCTTAAAGCTACGTGTTCTTCCATTATTAAGGATTCCCATTTCCCTGATCGTATTGAACACCCGCAAGAGGGAAGTGGTTCTCAAGGAGTATCGGCTGTTAGGGTTTGTCCGTATACTTACTGTTCACTTCATGGTCATCGTCACGGTGATTTGCCTCCGTTGAAGCGGTTTGTATCGATGAGGAGACGTCAGTTGAAGACGCAAAAGTCTGTGAAGAAGGACGGGAGATCAAAGCAAATTGGTAATGCAAGGAAAGCCACTCAGAAAACCAAAACTGTTCACAATGAAGATGGCGACTCTCACTTTCAGAATGAGAAAAATGTGGCAAGAGAATCATCGCCTTTTAAGCCTCGCGATACTCCACCATCCACGGTTAATGAAGGTGATACTTCAACCAAAGGCAAAAATATGGAGCCAGATTATGAAGTGTTGCAGAAGAGTTTTGAACAAGATGTTACTACTACTGGCGTGGCATATGCGGTGCAGGAAAGAGATCAGAAATATATAAAAAAGTGGCATTTGATGTATAAGCATGCAGTATTAAGTAACACAGGTAAATGTGAAAATAAGCTTCCCTTGGTTGGGAAAGAAAAAGAAGGTAGAGAGGAAGATAATGAAGGAAACAACTCTTCTTGTCACAATTGTAGTGAAACAGATTCAGATATGGATGATGAAAAGAAGAATGTAATTGAGCTGgtgcaaaaagcatttgatgaAATTCTTCTCCCTGAAGTTGAAGACTTTTCCTCTGACAATCATTTAAAATCTAGAGGCAATGAAACTGATGAGCAACTCTTAGAAAAGAGTGAAGGTAAGATTGAAGATAGGAATACCACAACTTTTGCAGAATCTCCTAAAGAAGTACAGAAGATGGAGAACAAAACAAAAAGCTGGAGCCGCCTCAAAAGGGTAATCCTCTTGAAAAGGTTTGTAAAGGCATTAGAGAAAGTAAGAAACATCAATTCAAGAAGAACAAGAACATTGCCTTCAGATGCCAACTTCGAAGTGGAAAAAGTTTTTCTTAACCACCAAACAGCAGATGAGAGGAAAAAATCGGAGTGGATGCTTGACTATGCACTTCAAAAGGTCATTTCTAAACTTGCACCTGCTCAAAAACAAAGAGTGACACTTTTAGTAGAAGCTTTTGAAACAATTCGGCCAATTCAAGATGCTGAAAATGAACCGCAGTCTTCTGCGACGGTGGAGTCTCAGGCAAACCCGATTCAGTCACTTGATGCTTCCTCAAATCATAGCAAGGAAGAAATAAACGACGGAAAGGGTTTTGAGGTAACAGAAAGAGCAAGGGTAGACAAGAATATGGCTGCATTTAAGAAAATTGACGAAAGTGCTACTGTGGAATCAACATCAACAGATGTAGTCAAGTTTCCTGATTTCAATATTGGGATATTGGAGGAGGAAGTAACAATCAAAGGCAAAAACAAGGAGCCAGATTACAATGTGCTGCAGAAGAGTTTTGTGCAGGAAGAACCTAAACATGGTAGTAATATTTCTGGTCTTCCATATGGAGTGCAGGAAAGAGATCAGAAATATATAAAAAAGTGGCATTTGATGTATAAGCATGCAGTATTAAGCAACACAAGTAAATGTGAAAATAAGCTTCTCTTTGTTGGAAATGAAAAAGAAGGTAGAGAGGAAGATAATGAAGGAAACAACTCTTCTTGTCACAATTGTCGTGAAACAGATTCAGATATGGATGATGAAAAGAAGAATGTAATTGAGCTTGTacaaaaagcatttgatggaATTCTTCTCCCTGAAGCTGAATACacctcttctgatgatcattcaaAATCTAGAAGCCATGGTTCTGAAGAAGTACTCTTAGAAAAGAATGAAGGTAAAGTAGAAGAAAGGAATGCCACAACTTTCAAAGAATCTCCTAAAGAAGCACAGGAAGTGGAGGAGAGCAAACCAAAAAGATGGAGCCATCTGAAAAAGTTAATCCTCTTGAAAAGGTTTGTAAAGGCATTGGATAAGGTTAGAAACATCAATCCAAGAAGACCAAAACAATCTTCTTCAGATGTCAACTTTGAAGCGGAAAATGTTGTTCTTAACCGCCAAACAGCAGAAGAGAGGAGAAAGTCGGAGGAGTGGATGCTTGACTATGCACTTCAAAAGGTTATTTCTAAACTCGCACCTGCTCAGAGACAAAGAGTGAGGCTTTTAGTAGAAGCTTTTGAAACGGTTCTGCCATTTCAAGATGCTGAAAATGAACTGCAGCCTTCCGCGACAGTGGAGTCTCAGGAAAATCCAATTGAATCACTGGATGCTTCCACAAATCATAGCAAGGAAGAAGTAAACGAAGGAAGGGATTCTGTTTACTCTGCTAAGACATTGCTTGGAAAAGTTTCATGTTCTAATGACAGTACTATAGAATTTTCCGATAAAGCTAGTGAAAATCCAATGCATGAACTTTGCAATCCTTTTGAACCAGTGGAGAATATATGCAATTGTCAGGAGGAGGCTCCAACCAATCGAATAGTCGATGAAGTTCCAGAAGATTTGGTTTCAGATTTGAGTACAGAAAATGCGAGTATCAGATCTGAGTCGCCTGAGAAATATTGTGAAACCAAGAATGTAATTGGTGATAATAGTGAACAATTTTCTTTGACTAAAAGCTTAGTCCTAAATGGTCTTGTGAGATCTCTGAAATCTAATTTGGTTGGCCCAGAAGCACCGTCCAACCTATTAGATGAACCAACAAGAGACAGAAAAGTTATGATTGAAAAAGATCAGCCGGGAACATCCGAAGCTCCTACAAGTGCTGTTGTAGAATCTGAGACTCCGGTAGAGAAACAAGGCAACACAGGGCTATGGTTCATGGTGTATAAGCACATGGTATCAGATATAACTGAAAACAATCCCAAGACATTAACTGATGGGCCAGATGAGAAAGTGTCAGAGTATGAAGGTAGCATAACAAGAGAAAATTCTGTCTCTTATGAAAGTACACCTGTTAGTAGTCCAGATATGCACTTCAAGGATCATGCTGTAGCAGATGCCGAAGTTGAACTTCGACAGATTGAAGCCATCAAGATGGTAGAAGAAGCAATAGATTCCATCCTTCCAGACAGACAGCCACTTTCTGACAATAACACAATTGACAGAACTGAAAAAGTGTACAGTCAAGGCTTGAACCAAAAAGAAGAAACGATGGAATCTGGGAATGGAATAGCCAAGCAACAAAAAGAAGAATCATTATCAAAGGAAGGAGACAGACCAAAACAGAAATTGTCTAGGAACTGGAGCAATCTTAAAAAAGTGATAATGCTTAGGAGATTCATCAAGGCATTGGAAAAAGTTAGGAAATTTAACCCAAGAGGGCCTAGATATCTACCATTAGAACCTGATTCAGAAGCTGAAAAAGTTGAATTGAGGCGTCAAGATATGGCAGAAAGAAAAGGCACAGAAGAATGGATGCTTGATTATGCACTTAGACAGGTTGTGTCCAAATTAACTCCAGTTAGGAAGAGAAAAGTGGAGTTGTTAGTCGAAGCTTTCGAGACAGTCGTGCCAACCGTAAAAAATTGA